One segment of Xanthomonas oryzae pv. oryzae DNA contains the following:
- a CDS encoding sensor histidine kinase → MKFISVLPWLQPPTSASASDHRHAAFLQVLLAAIVLYTAGDIGLFLYVAGAARLLSHTDLLFALVGSVLTAVGAALGVWRVRRGDNAGAVRTYVAATLIGVVVTYVRVDIYDLLTNPMPLLALVLAGMVLGSRALWRVFLLLAAAALLGVLAQVIWPVPWRSVRGNIGLGLVTVGAYLLITLSLDRTIAALRDSLLESEHRRRELEQLNRRLLQEMAERERVQEQLIHIQKMEALGRLAAGVAHDFDNLINVIIGYAQRRDALEGYGEAPLLKTLENIETASRRALTVSRRILNFGRAEPDLPTLFDARAALRDAEPTLRQLFGHDIRLECIAAGPPLWVLMDRDDLELVLLNIAANARDAMEEQGVFRIEGELREATVCLRFCDTGPGIAPHLLARILEPFYTTKPVGKGTGLGLSVVQSIIAAAGGQVAACNGPQGGACLCLQLPLAAAPQSASR, encoded by the coding sequence GTGAAATTCATCTCAGTTTTGCCCTGGTTGCAGCCACCGACGTCCGCCAGTGCCAGCGACCATCGGCATGCGGCGTTCCTGCAAGTGTTGCTGGCGGCGATCGTGCTCTATACCGCCGGCGACATCGGCCTGTTTCTCTACGTGGCTGGCGCTGCGCGCTTGCTGAGTCACACGGACCTGTTGTTTGCCCTGGTGGGTAGCGTGCTCACTGCGGTAGGTGCGGCGCTGGGCGTGTGGCGCGTGCGGCGCGGCGACAATGCGGGGGCGGTGCGGACTTACGTGGCCGCGACGTTGATCGGCGTGGTGGTTACCTATGTGCGGGTGGACATTTACGACCTGCTGACCAACCCCATGCCCTTGCTGGCGCTGGTACTCGCCGGCATGGTGCTGGGGAGTCGCGCGCTCTGGCGCGTGTTCCTGTTGCTGGCGGCTGCTGCGTTGCTGGGCGTGCTCGCACAGGTGATCTGGCCGGTGCCCTGGCGCTCGGTGCGCGGCAACATCGGCTTGGGCCTGGTGACCGTCGGTGCCTATCTGCTGATCACTCTCAGCCTGGATCGCACCATCGCCGCATTGCGTGACAGCCTGCTCGAATCAGAACACCGCCGGCGCGAACTGGAACAGCTCAATCGCCGTCTGCTGCAGGAAATGGCCGAGCGCGAACGCGTGCAGGAGCAACTGATCCACATCCAGAAAATGGAAGCGCTCGGGCGTCTGGCAGCTGGCGTCGCGCACGATTTCGATAATCTGATCAACGTGATCATCGGCTACGCGCAACGGCGCGATGCGCTGGAGGGCTACGGCGAAGCGCCGCTGCTCAAAACGCTGGAAAACATCGAGACCGCCTCGCGGCGCGCGTTGACAGTCAGCCGGCGCATCCTCAACTTCGGCCGCGCCGAGCCCGACCTGCCGACCCTGTTCGATGCCCGCGCAGCACTGCGCGATGCCGAACCCACCTTGCGTCAGCTATTCGGGCACGACATCCGGCTGGAGTGCATCGCCGCCGGGCCGCCGCTGTGGGTCCTGATGGATCGCGATGATCTCGAACTGGTGCTGCTCAACATCGCCGCCAACGCGCGCGACGCGATGGAGGAGCAGGGCGTGTTCCGTATCGAAGGCGAGTTGCGCGAGGCCACGGTGTGCTTGCGTTTCTGCGATACCGGTCCGGGCATTGCACCGCATCTGCTGGCGCGAATTCTCGAGCCGTTCTACACCACCAAGCCGGTCGGCAAGGGCACCGGGCTGGGCTTGTCGGTGGTGCAAAGCATCATCGCCGCGGCCGGTGGCCAGGTGGCGGCGTGCAATGGTCCGCAAGGCGGGGCCTGTCTGTGCCTGCAATTGCCGCTGGCGGCGGCGCCTCAGTCGGCCAGCAGGTAG
- a CDS encoding response regulator transcription factor: MSIRASLPDADSLLSVAVLEDDALLREDILIPGLREFGFRVSGAGTAGELYRLMLQQAFDLVVLDLGLPDESGLSVVTYLRSLFAGLGIVVLTGNRGRSDHARALHGGADAFLRKPTDPEILALTLRNLAQRLRTAHISVTTPSQAWRLQSDGWCLLAPDGTVMVLTSLERCLMRCLDAQRGQAIERETLVSALEAATGDFDLHRLEMLIHRLRRKAARISSDRTPALPLLSSRGMGYLLAD, from the coding sequence TTGTCTATCCGTGCTTCCCTACCCGATGCGGACTCGCTGTTATCCGTCGCCGTTCTGGAAGACGACGCGCTGTTGCGCGAGGACATCCTCATTCCCGGGTTGCGCGAGTTCGGCTTTCGCGTCAGCGGCGCCGGAACCGCTGGCGAACTGTATCGGCTGATGCTGCAACAGGCCTTCGATCTGGTCGTGCTCGATCTCGGCCTTCCCGACGAAAGCGGATTGAGCGTGGTGACGTACCTGCGCTCGTTGTTCGCCGGACTGGGCATCGTCGTGTTGACCGGCAATCGCGGTCGCAGCGACCACGCGCGCGCCTTGCACGGCGGCGCCGACGCCTTCCTGCGCAAACCGACCGACCCGGAAATCCTCGCGCTGACCTTGCGCAACCTGGCACAGCGTCTACGCACGGCCCACATCAGCGTCACCACGCCCAGCCAAGCCTGGCGACTGCAATCAGACGGTTGGTGTCTGTTGGCACCGGACGGCACGGTCATGGTGCTGACCTCGCTGGAGCGGTGTCTGATGCGCTGCCTGGATGCGCAGCGCGGCCAGGCGATCGAGCGCGAAACCTTGGTATCGGCACTGGAAGCCGCCACCGGCGACTTCGACCTGCACCGGCTGGAAATGCTGATCCATCGTCTGCGGCGCAAGGCCGCACGCATCTCCAGCGATCGGACACCGGCGCTGCCGCTGTTGTCCTCCCGTGGCATGGGCTACCTGCTGGCCGACTGA
- a CDS encoding DUF4031 domain-containing protein produces the protein MAVYVDDAVHLWRDQRWAHLLGDTLDELHAMAARLGIPRRAFQNKLSGAHYDVPAPLRLEAIALGAIAISRHTDRTLLKALIANARAQARGEHA, from the coding sequence ATGGCCGTCTACGTCGACGATGCGGTGCACCTGTGGCGCGATCAGCGCTGGGCGCACCTGCTGGGCGATACGCTGGACGAGCTCCATGCCATGGCGGCGCGGCTGGGCATTCCTCGCCGCGCCTTCCAGAACAAACTCAGTGGTGCGCACTACGACGTGCCCGCTCCGCTGCGCCTTGAGGCGATCGCCCTCGGCGCCATCGCCATTTCCCGCCATACCGACCGCACCTTGCTCAAGGCGTTGATTGCCAATGCGCGAGCGCAAGCGCGCGGCGAGCACGCATAA
- the motB gene encoding flagellar motor protein MotB, with amino-acid sequence MAEAKSTVIIRRVKKVQGGGHHGGAWKVAFADFVTAMMAFFLVLWLMAATTKEQRAAISEYFRNPSPLSGKSMAPSPGMNGPGGASTSMIKLGGTADMAKGQKDEMGRKRDNAADTTEDSRSKDKKRLETLMQELKEAIDKSQALEPFKDQLLLDLTPDGLRIQIVDKQNRPMFDIGRDQLKPYTVAILHELSNFINQVPNHISITGHTDTTAYSSDAGYTNWELSADRANAARRALVGGGMSDAKVTRVVGLSSSVLFDKTDPQNPINRRISIVVMTQDAESAALAGAGQGVALGKSVHDADTQVPDLSGAAATVGTPVKQAAPTVASPVAATAAPVPAAAGAAAARPAGPRLSSSAQVDSAKALAKAAEAAVEKQ; translated from the coding sequence ATGGCCGAGGCCAAATCCACCGTCATCATCCGACGGGTCAAGAAGGTGCAGGGCGGCGGCCATCATGGCGGCGCCTGGAAGGTGGCGTTTGCCGACTTCGTGACCGCGATGATGGCCTTCTTCCTGGTGCTGTGGCTGATGGCGGCCACCACCAAGGAACAGCGTGCGGCGATCTCCGAATACTTCCGCAACCCCAGCCCGCTGTCGGGCAAATCGATGGCGCCCTCGCCTGGCATGAACGGGCCTGGCGGCGCCAGCACCTCGATGATCAAGCTCGGCGGCACCGCCGACATGGCCAAGGGGCAGAAGGACGAAATGGGCCGCAAGCGCGACAATGCCGCGGACACCACCGAAGACAGCCGCAGCAAGGACAAAAAGCGCCTGGAAACGCTGATGCAGGAACTGAAAGAGGCCATCGACAAGAGCCAGGCGCTGGAGCCGTTCAAGGATCAGTTGCTGCTGGATCTCACGCCCGATGGCCTGCGCATCCAGATCGTGGACAAGCAGAACCGCCCGATGTTCGACATCGGCCGCGACCAGCTCAAGCCGTACACGGTGGCGATCCTGCACGAGCTGTCCAATTTCATTAATCAGGTGCCCAACCACATCAGCATCACCGGCCACACCGATACCACGGCCTACAGCAGCGATGCCGGCTACACCAACTGGGAACTCAGCGCCGACCGTGCCAATGCCGCGCGCCGCGCACTGGTGGGCGGTGGCATGTCCGACGCCAAGGTGACGCGCGTGGTGGGGCTGTCGTCGTCGGTGTTGTTCGACAAGACCGACCCGCAGAACCCGATCAACCGTCGCATCAGTATCGTGGTGATGACCCAGGACGCCGAAAGCGCGGCCTTGGCCGGTGCGGGACAAGGCGTGGCGCTGGGCAAATCGGTGCACGATGCCGACACCCAGGTGCCGGATCTGAGCGGTGCTGCGGCCACCGTGGGAACGCCGGTCAAGCAAGCAGCACCAACAGTGGCCTCGCCGGTCGCCGCCACCGCGGCTCCTGTCCCGGCGGCGGCCGGAGCTGCCGCTGCCCGTCCGGCAGGACCGCGCCTGTCTTCCAGCGCGCAGGTGGACTCTGCCAAGGCGCTTGCCAAGGCTGCGGAAGCCGCGGTGGAGAAGCAGTAA
- the motA gene encoding flagellar motor stator protein MotA, with translation MLIIVGFIVVIVSVLGGYVLSHGKLGALWQPYELMIIGGAALGAFLVSTPGKIVKETLSGIMGVFKGPQYKSEDYKDTLSLIYELLNKARRDGFMALEDHVEKPQDSTIFGNYPKVVADHHLLDFITDCLRLMIGSNIEPHELEPLLELELEKHHHEALAPSHALSKVSDGLPGFGIVAAVLGIVITMGSIGGPIEEIGHHVGAALVGTFLGILLAYGFVSPLSAAMEARAEQDGRIYEAVKTALLACLRGYNPKIALEFARKTLPSNVRPSFGDFETHLKTIK, from the coding sequence ATGCTCATTATCGTCGGCTTCATCGTCGTCATCGTCAGTGTCCTCGGCGGCTATGTGCTGTCGCACGGAAAGCTGGGCGCGTTGTGGCAGCCGTACGAGCTGATGATCATCGGTGGCGCGGCATTGGGCGCGTTCCTGGTCAGCACGCCGGGCAAGATCGTCAAGGAAACGCTCAGCGGCATCATGGGCGTGTTCAAGGGCCCGCAGTACAAGTCCGAGGACTACAAGGACACCCTGAGCCTGATCTACGAGCTGTTGAACAAGGCCCGCCGTGACGGCTTCATGGCGCTGGAAGACCACGTCGAAAAGCCGCAGGACAGCACCATCTTCGGCAACTACCCCAAGGTGGTGGCCGACCATCACCTGCTGGACTTCATCACCGACTGCCTGCGCCTGATGATCGGCAGCAACATCGAGCCGCACGAGCTGGAACCGCTGCTCGAACTGGAACTGGAAAAACACCATCACGAAGCCCTGGCGCCGTCGCATGCGCTGAGCAAGGTGTCCGATGGCCTGCCTGGCTTCGGCATCGTGGCGGCAGTGCTCGGCATCGTGATTACCATGGGCTCGATCGGCGGTCCGATCGAAGAGATCGGCCACCACGTCGGCGCCGCACTGGTCGGCACCTTCCTCGGCATCCTGCTGGCCTACGGCTTCGTGTCGCCGTTGTCGGCGGCAATGGAAGCGCGTGCCGAGCAGGACGGGCGCATCTATGAAGCGGTCAAGACCGCGCTGCTGGCCTGCCTGCGTGGTTACAACCCGAAGATTGCGCTGGAATTCGCGCGAAAGACCCTGCCCTCCAATGTGCGTCCGAGCTTCGGCGATTTCGAAACGCACCTGAAGACGATCAAGTAG
- a CDS encoding MliC family protein, with translation MHTSSSLMLTGLLATALAGCSAGSPPPTTEAAKPAGTEPATANSADAHPPAVGTDASVAGPLPRPGRTPAHTAPAAAPALPAQAVGWRCGQRMIATRFDSAADALELTLEDRRLILVSAQAASGTRFADAQGNQFWEHAGEATLSLAGGEALKCVHEATTTIG, from the coding sequence ATGCACACGTCCTCATCCCTGATGCTCACCGGCCTGTTGGCCACCGCCCTCGCCGGCTGCAGCGCAGGCTCACCGCCGCCGACAACGGAGGCGGCCAAGCCGGCAGGCACCGAGCCCGCCACAGCCAACAGCGCCGATGCCCACCCACCTGCCGTGGGCACCGACGCCAGCGTCGCCGGCCCGCTGCCCAGGCCCGGTAGGACGCCTGCGCACACCGCGCCTGCCGCCGCCCCGGCGCTTCCCGCGCAGGCAGTGGGCTGGCGCTGCGGTCAGCGCATGATCGCCACCCGGTTCGACTCGGCCGCCGATGCGTTAGAGCTGACGTTGGAAGACCGCAGGCTGATCCTGGTCAGTGCGCAGGCGGCGTCCGGAACGCGCTTTGCCGATGCCCAGGGCAATCAATTCTGGGAACATGCCGGCGAAGCGACGCTATCGCTGGCGGGCGGCGAAGCGCTCAAATGCGTGCATGAGGCCACAACGACAATCGGCTAA
- the msrB gene encoding peptide-methionine (R)-S-oxide reductase MsrB, which translates to MSQFDLTPPSPAQRDALIAGLSDEEQRVLLQHGTEAPFCGVFLDNKLDGVYTCRLCGLPLFRSSAKFESGTGWPSFFAPYDPAHVREIRDTSYGMIRTEIVCARCDSHLGHVFPDGPPPTGERHCLNSVSLGFTENGQALPNPLHREGAEAQSA; encoded by the coding sequence ATGAGCCAGTTCGATCTGACCCCTCCCTCCCCCGCCCAGCGCGATGCCTTGATCGCCGGGCTCAGCGATGAGGAACAGCGCGTGTTGCTGCAGCATGGCACCGAGGCGCCGTTCTGCGGGGTGTTTCTGGACAACAAGCTGGACGGTGTCTATACCTGCCGGTTGTGCGGTCTGCCGCTGTTCCGGTCCAGCGCCAAATTCGAATCCGGGACGGGTTGGCCAAGCTTCTTCGCGCCTTACGACCCCGCCCATGTGCGCGAGATCCGCGATACCAGCTACGGCATGATCCGCACTGAAATCGTCTGTGCACGCTGCGACAGCCACCTGGGCCATGTGTTCCCGGACGGCCCGCCGCCGACCGGCGAGCGCCACTGCCTGAACTCGGTCTCGCTGGGCTTCACCGAAAACGGCCAGGCATTGCCCAACCCATTGCACCGCGAGGGTGCTGAGGCGCAGTCGGCCTGA
- a CDS encoding Lrp/AsnC ligand binding domain-containing protein: MTSRARELDKIDRKILRILQQEERISFTELGERVGLSTTPCTERVRQLERDGAITGYYARLDPHYLKASLLVFVEISLAYKSGDIFEQFRRTALKLPNVLECHLVSGDFDYLLKARISEMASYRKLLGSTVLTMPHVRESKSYIVMEEVKETLALPIAD, from the coding sequence ATGACCAGCCGCGCCCGGGAGCTGGACAAGATCGACCGCAAGATCCTGCGCATCCTGCAACAGGAGGAGCGGATTTCGTTTACCGAACTGGGCGAGCGGGTGGGCCTGTCGACCACGCCCTGCACCGAGCGTGTGCGCCAGCTGGAGCGCGATGGCGCCATCACCGGCTACTACGCGCGGCTGGACCCGCACTATCTCAAGGCCAGCCTGCTGGTCTTCGTGGAGATCAGCCTGGCGTACAAATCCGGCGACATCTTCGAACAATTCCGCCGCACCGCGCTGAAGCTGCCCAACGTGCTGGAGTGCCATCTGGTCTCCGGCGATTTCGACTACCTGCTCAAGGCGCGCATCAGCGAGATGGCCTCCTACCGCAAGCTGCTCGGCAGCACCGTGCTGACCATGCCGCATGTGCGCGAATCCAAGAGCTACATCGTGATGGAAGAGGTCAAGGAGACGCTGGCGTTGCCGATCGCCGATTGA
- a CDS encoding D-amino acid dehydrogenase — protein sequence MRVLILGSGVIGVTSAWYLAQAGCEVTVVDRQPAAALETSYANAGQLSFGYTSPWAAPGVPGKAVKWLFEQHAPLSIRPTRDLRQLAWLSQMLRNCTAERYAVNKARMVRMSDYSRDCLNALRAETGIEFEGRQLGTTQLFRTQQQLDAAAQDIEVLAQYGVPYELLSPAQIAQFEPGLAGGGAQMAGALRLPEDQTGDCRLFTQRLAELAAQAGVTFRYGYQIEWLEHAGCQVTGVQIDGRIETADRYVLALGSYSADLLLSLGLHLPVYPLKGYSLTIPIVDAQRAPTSTVLDESYKIALTRFDDRIRVGGMAEVAGFDMSLNPRRRATLEMVVNDLFPGGGDLAQAEFWTGLRPATPDGTPVVGATPYANLFLNTGHGTLGWTMACGSGRYLADLMQGRTPEIDTDGLDIFRYLSPRSARPQREAA from the coding sequence ATGCGTGTGCTCATTCTCGGCAGCGGCGTCATTGGCGTGACCAGTGCGTGGTACCTGGCGCAGGCCGGTTGCGAAGTGACCGTGGTTGACCGCCAGCCGGCCGCTGCGCTGGAGACCAGCTACGCCAACGCCGGCCAGCTGTCGTTCGGCTACACCTCTCCCTGGGCCGCGCCCGGCGTGCCCGGCAAGGCGGTGAAGTGGCTGTTCGAACAGCATGCGCCGCTGTCGATCCGCCCCACCCGCGACCTACGCCAGCTGGCGTGGCTGAGCCAGATGCTGCGCAACTGCACCGCCGAGCGGTATGCGGTGAACAAGGCGCGCATGGTGCGCATGTCCGACTACAGTCGCGACTGCCTCAATGCACTGCGTGCCGAGACTGGGATCGAATTCGAAGGCCGCCAGCTCGGCACCACCCAGTTGTTCCGCACCCAGCAGCAGCTTGACGCGGCTGCGCAGGACATCGAAGTGTTGGCCCAGTACGGCGTGCCGTACGAGCTGCTGAGCCCGGCGCAGATTGCGCAATTCGAGCCCGGACTGGCCGGCGGTGGCGCGCAGATGGCCGGCGCACTGCGCCTGCCCGAAGACCAGACCGGCGACTGCCGCCTGTTCACCCAGCGCCTGGCCGAACTGGCTGCGCAGGCAGGTGTCACCTTTCGCTACGGTTACCAGATCGAGTGGCTGGAACACGCTGGCTGCCAGGTCACCGGCGTGCAAATCGATGGCCGCATCGAAACCGCCGACCGCTACGTGCTGGCGCTGGGTAGCTATTCGGCCGACCTGTTGCTCTCGCTCGGCCTGCATCTGCCGGTGTACCCGCTCAAGGGCTACTCGCTCACCATCCCGATCGTCGATGCGCAGCGCGCGCCGACCTCCACCGTGCTCGACGAAAGCTACAAGATCGCGCTCACCCGCTTCGACGACCGCATCCGCGTCGGCGGTATGGCCGAGGTGGCCGGCTTCGACATGTCGCTGAATCCGCGTCGCCGCGCCACCCTGGAAATGGTGGTCAACGACCTGTTCCCCGGCGGTGGCGATCTGGCCCAGGCCGAATTCTGGACCGGCCTGCGCCCGGCCACCCCGGATGGCACGCCGGTGGTCGGCGCCACGCCGTATGCCAACCTGTTCCTCAACACCGGCCACGGCACGCTGGGCTGGACCATGGCCTGCGGCTCCGGACGCTACCTGGCCGATCTCATGCAGGGCCGCACGCCGGAGATCGATACCGACGGTCTGGATATTTTCCGGTACCTGTCGCCACGCAGTGCGCGCCCGCAGCGGGAGGCCGCCTAG
- the alr gene encoding alanine racemase, with protein MRPAQASIDLEALRHNYRLAKRLGGSKALAVVKADAYGHGAVPCAQALEPEADGFAVACIEEALELRQAGIRAPILLLEGFFEHDELRLIAEHDLWTVAATPQQVRALAAFQSPRPLRVWLKMDSGMHRLGLSPEDFRAAWLRLRGLPQIASLVLMTHLARADELDCSRTDEQAVAFALTAGGMRAETSLRNSPGLLGWPALRNDWSRPGLMLYGANPFPQDTENTAQLRPVMTLRSRIILVRDLPVGEPVGYGARFVAERPTRVGVVAMGYADGYPQFAPNGTPVLVDGQVCPLIGRVSMDMLTVDLTDHPQADIGATVQLWGQAPRVGPLATQCNVSAYQLLCGLKRLPRTYVGSAAVGEVAAR; from the coding sequence GTGCGTCCTGCGCAAGCGTCGATCGATCTGGAGGCGTTGCGCCACAACTACCGCCTGGCCAAGCGCCTGGGTGGCAGCAAGGCGCTGGCGGTGGTCAAGGCCGATGCTTACGGGCATGGCGCAGTGCCTTGCGCGCAGGCGCTGGAACCGGAGGCCGATGGCTTCGCGGTGGCCTGCATCGAAGAGGCGCTGGAACTGCGCCAGGCCGGCATCCGCGCGCCAATCCTGTTGCTGGAAGGGTTCTTCGAGCACGACGAGCTGCGCCTGATCGCCGAGCACGACCTGTGGACGGTGGCGGCTACGCCGCAACAGGTGCGCGCGCTGGCCGCGTTCCAGAGCCCACGACCGTTGCGGGTGTGGTTGAAGATGGACAGCGGCATGCATCGGCTGGGCCTGTCGCCGGAAGACTTCCGCGCCGCATGGCTGCGCCTGCGCGGGCTGCCGCAGATCGCCTCGCTGGTGCTGATGACCCACCTGGCGCGCGCCGACGAATTGGACTGCAGCCGCACAGACGAACAGGCGGTGGCCTTTGCGCTGACCGCCGGCGGCATGCGCGCGGAAACCAGTCTGCGCAATTCGCCCGGCCTGCTCGGCTGGCCGGCGCTGCGCAACGACTGGTCGCGCCCGGGGCTGATGTTGTACGGCGCCAACCCGTTCCCGCAGGACACCGAGAACACTGCGCAATTGCGCCCGGTGATGACGCTGCGCTCGCGCATCATTTTGGTCCGCGACCTGCCGGTCGGCGAACCGGTGGGCTACGGCGCCCGTTTTGTCGCCGAACGACCGACCCGCGTCGGCGTGGTGGCGATGGGCTATGCCGACGGCTACCCGCAGTTCGCGCCGAACGGCACCCCGGTGCTGGTGGATGGCCAGGTCTGCCCATTGATCGGTCGCGTCTCGATGGACATGCTCACCGTGGACCTTACCGACCACCCGCAGGCCGACATTGGTGCCACCGTGCAGCTGTGGGGCCAGGCACCACGCGTTGGCCCACTGGCCACGCAATGCAATGTCAGCGCGTATCAGCTGTTGTGTGGACTCAAGCGCTTGCCGCGGACGTATGTGGGTAGTGCGGCAGTGGGCGAGGTTGCAGCGCGGTAA
- a CDS encoding PAS domain-containing hybrid sensor histidine kinase/response regulator, producing the protein MISDLSTPSSSPSLAAALPAAIAEPFLDPAMYHEIFHNIDAGFCVIDMVFDGEQAVDYLIRTTNGAFERYTGLSTNALNVSIRDLLPEHEQEWFDRYGLVARTGNRIHFEMQAKALKRWYSVDAFRVGRPEQGRVAILFMDITERKRVERELAESEARFSALADGLPMPVWVLDAQGVVRFVNSAYGEFFGLDISSGTVSAWSDLLHPDDLPTFQFELAASLQEQRGLRALVRARRHDGQWRWIEMTATPRYSADGRFIGLAGSSPDVTEQREIELAREQLLESERSARNEAESMARLKDEFLATLSHELRTPLTTILGWSELLLQRVEEGHPTYKGLSVIASSARAQKRLISDMLDLSSMLLGKVQLEVESLDLVEQVREALNTQELAAEGKDQILELHVPPTPCLVLGDATRLQQVVWNLLSNAIKFTPAHGRIDVSIERDDGHLVVSVCDSGDGIAAEFLPHLFGRFRQADGTTTRQHGGLGLGLAIVQQLVEMHGGQVGATSGGRGKGATFTVRLPEHIPDQAKRPRRELRRRLMSEQIVEARALNGLRLLAVEDQPDMLDYLRRLLEEQGAEVVTAGSATDALALIDHRGHARFDLMLTDIGMPGMDGYGLIRTVRENLGLDATALPAVAVTALAREDDRKRALESGFQEHLAKPYSVAQLVTAVRAVRDAVE; encoded by the coding sequence GTGATCTCCGATTTGAGCACTCCTTCTTCCAGCCCTTCGCTGGCTGCCGCCCTGCCGGCCGCCATCGCCGAGCCGTTTCTCGACCCGGCGATGTATCACGAAATCTTCCACAACATCGATGCCGGTTTCTGCGTCATCGACATGGTGTTCGACGGTGAGCAGGCGGTGGATTATCTGATCCGCACCACCAATGGCGCGTTCGAGCGCTACACCGGTCTGTCCACCAACGCACTGAACGTTTCCATTCGCGACCTGCTCCCTGAGCATGAGCAGGAATGGTTCGACCGCTACGGCCTTGTTGCCCGCACCGGCAACCGCATCCATTTCGAAATGCAGGCCAAGGCGCTCAAGCGCTGGTATTCGGTCGATGCGTTTCGCGTCGGGCGGCCGGAGCAGGGGCGGGTGGCGATCTTGTTCATGGACATTACCGAGCGCAAGCGCGTCGAACGTGAGCTGGCCGAAAGCGAGGCGCGTTTCAGTGCGCTGGCCGACGGGTTGCCGATGCCGGTGTGGGTGCTGGACGCGCAGGGCGTGGTGCGCTTCGTCAACAGCGCGTACGGCGAATTCTTCGGCCTTGATATTTCCAGCGGCACGGTATCGGCGTGGAGCGACTTGCTGCATCCCGACGATTTGCCGACGTTTCAATTCGAGCTGGCGGCATCGCTGCAGGAACAACGCGGGCTGCGCGCACTGGTGCGTGCACGCCGCCATGATGGACAGTGGCGCTGGATCGAGATGACTGCCACGCCGCGCTATTCGGCCGATGGCCGGTTCATCGGCCTGGCCGGGAGCAGCCCGGATGTGACCGAGCAGCGCGAGATCGAACTGGCGCGCGAGCAATTGCTCGAATCCGAGCGCAGCGCGCGTAACGAGGCCGAAAGCATGGCGCGGCTGAAGGACGAGTTCCTGGCCACGCTCTCGCACGAATTGCGCACCCCGCTGACCACCATCCTGGGCTGGAGCGAATTGCTGCTGCAGCGGGTGGAAGAAGGACACCCCACCTACAAGGGCTTGTCGGTCATCGCCAGCAGCGCACGCGCGCAGAAGCGACTGATTTCCGACATGCTCGATCTCAGCAGCATGTTGTTGGGCAAGGTGCAGCTGGAAGTCGAATCGCTGGACCTGGTCGAGCAGGTGCGCGAAGCCTTGAACACCCAGGAACTGGCCGCCGAAGGCAAGGACCAGATACTGGAACTGCATGTGCCTCCCACGCCATGCCTGGTGCTTGGCGATGCCACGCGCCTGCAGCAGGTGGTGTGGAATCTGCTTTCCAACGCGATCAAGTTCACCCCGGCGCATGGCCGTATCGACGTCAGTATCGAGCGCGACGACGGGCATCTGGTGGTGTCGGTCTGCGACTCCGGCGACGGCATTGCAGCCGAATTTCTGCCGCATCTGTTCGGACGTTTCCGTCAAGCCGATGGCACGACCACGCGCCAGCATGGCGGTTTGGGTCTTGGCCTGGCGATCGTGCAACAGCTGGTGGAAATGCACGGCGGCCAGGTCGGTGCCACCAGCGGCGGCCGCGGCAAGGGTGCGACCTTCACCGTGCGCTTGCCCGAGCATATTCCCGATCAAGCCAAGCGTCCGCGTCGCGAATTGCGGCGGCGGCTGATGTCCGAACAGATTGTCGAGGCGCGCGCGCTCAACGGTCTGCGCCTGCTGGCGGTCGAAGACCAACCGGACATGCTCGATTATCTGCGGCGTTTGCTCGAAGAGCAGGGCGCCGAGGTGGTCACCGCCGGCAGCGCCACCGACGCATTGGCCTTGATCGATCATCGCGGCCACGCCCGCTTCGATCTGATGCTCACCGATATCGGCATGCCCGGCATGGACGGCTACGGGTTGATCCGCACTGTGCGCGAAAACCTCGGACTGGATGCAACCGCGCTGCCGGCCGTGGCGGTGACCGCGCTGGCCCGCGAAGACGACCGCAAGCGCGCGCTGGAGTCCGGGTTTCAAGAGCATCTTGCAAAGCCGTATAGCGTGGCGCAATTGGTCACTGCCGTGCGTGCTGTGCGCGACGCGGTGGAGTAA